The following are encoded in a window of Roseivirga misakiensis genomic DNA:
- a CDS encoding 6-bladed beta-propeller: MNTLKSRILNFACLFLIIFCLSCGSEKSSTGDTELTKKNGYQSFKIDINEEKIPFVDLIESLQITRLEETEESLLRYVGQIMFHEDRMIFPDNQGTFYIYSKNGEFLNKFNHKGQGPEEYSRLTDVWLEDGVLSVHSTGKAVNRYDLAGNFIDRDRLTERAVHAFPYKGGYLLDMSLRYTQDSLKYSLITLDEELKLDKTFLPFDKSLGSIFSFSPNSIFKLGDDLLYLREIGSIVYKVTADTLVPYIFYDFGENWYFKPGVEITPNFSEEQRRNKQAWYVLNHIGHNFIYIHTTLGPRMDYSYLIDRQSGRSVSIESRTSTNESLDVVGSGWEGDEFLFTLRSTQFIDLVDQLGEEQYSFTEGSSLEEIESSENPVLLRVKFKDFSKK; the protein is encoded by the coding sequence ATGAATACCCTTAAGTCACGAATTCTCAATTTTGCATGTCTATTTCTTATTATTTTCTGTCTTAGCTGCGGAAGTGAAAAATCATCGACTGGCGATACAGAACTAACCAAGAAGAATGGATATCAGTCCTTCAAAATAGATATTAACGAAGAAAAAATACCCTTTGTTGATCTCATTGAATCGCTTCAAATCACTCGGCTTGAAGAAACGGAAGAGTCGCTATTGCGCTACGTAGGTCAAATTATGTTTCATGAAGACAGGATGATCTTCCCTGACAATCAGGGTACTTTTTACATCTACTCAAAAAATGGTGAGTTTTTGAACAAGTTTAATCATAAAGGACAAGGGCCAGAGGAATACTCAAGATTAACGGATGTTTGGTTAGAAGATGGTGTTTTAAGTGTTCATAGTACTGGTAAAGCAGTTAATCGATATGATTTGGCGGGAAATTTTATTGATCGGGATAGATTGACCGAGCGGGCGGTTCACGCTTTTCCCTATAAAGGAGGGTATTTGTTGGATATGAGCCTCAGGTATACGCAGGATTCTTTAAAGTATTCTCTTATTACCCTTGATGAAGAGCTTAAGCTCGACAAGACTTTTCTACCTTTTGATAAATCTTTAGGTTCTATATTTTCTTTCTCCCCTAATTCTATTTTCAAATTGGGTGATGACTTGCTTTATTTGCGTGAAATAGGGAGCATAGTCTATAAAGTGACCGCTGATACTCTTGTGCCGTATATTTTTTATGATTTTGGTGAGAATTGGTACTTCAAACCAGGCGTTGAGATAACCCCCAATTTTAGCGAAGAGCAGCGACGGAATAAGCAAGCTTGGTATGTATTAAATCACATAGGGCACAATTTCATTTACATCCATACAACTTTAGGTCCCAGAATGGATTACTCTTACCTAATTGATAGACAATCTGGTCGAAGCGTGAGTATTGAATCGAGAACATCAACCAATGAAAGTTTGGATGTAGTAGGGAGCGGTTGGGAAGGAGATGAATTCCTATTCACTTTACGATCAACCCAATTTATAGACCTTGTAGATCAACTAGGTGAAGAACAGTATTCTTTTACTGAAGGGTCATCGCTGGAGGAAATAGAATCATCTGAAAACCCTGTATTACTCAGGGTGAAGTTTAAAGATTTTTCAAAGAAGTAG
- the kbl gene encoding glycine C-acetyltransferase: MYDKLKPQLEAEIQSIKDAGLYKQERVITTPQSADIKTDDGNEVINFCANNYLGLSSHPKVVEAAKAAIDSHGFGMSSVRFICGTQDIHKELEKKISEFLGTEDTILYAAAFDANGGVFEPLFTAEDAIISDALNHASIIDGVRLCKAMRFRYKNSDMTDLEAQLIAADEKGARQKIIVTDGVFSMDGTIAKMDEICDLADKYGALVMTDECHSTGFMGKTGRGVHEHHNCMDRVDIITGTLGKALGGASGGFTSGKKEIVDLLRQRSRPYLFSNTLAPSIVGASIAVFDMLSETTTLRDRLEENTKYFREQMTAAGFDIKPGEHAIVPIMLYDAVLSQKMASAMLEKGIYVIGFYYPVVPKDQARIRVQISAGHEKHHLDKAIAAFKEVGKELGVI; encoded by the coding sequence ATGTACGATAAGTTAAAACCACAACTAGAAGCAGAGATTCAATCGATTAAAGATGCAGGTCTGTACAAACAGGAACGTGTAATTACTACACCACAATCTGCAGATATTAAAACAGATGATGGCAATGAGGTAATTAATTTCTGTGCCAATAACTACTTGGGTTTGTCGTCACACCCTAAAGTGGTGGAGGCTGCCAAGGCTGCTATTGATAGTCATGGTTTCGGGATGTCTTCTGTGAGGTTTATTTGTGGTACACAGGACATTCATAAGGAGTTAGAAAAAAAGATTTCTGAGTTCTTAGGAACAGAAGATACCATTTTATATGCCGCGGCTTTTGATGCCAACGGTGGTGTTTTTGAGCCATTATTTACGGCAGAAGATGCTATTATTTCAGATGCTTTAAATCATGCTTCTATTATCGATGGTGTGAGGTTGTGTAAGGCTATGAGATTTAGGTACAAGAATAGTGATATGACGGACCTAGAAGCTCAATTAATTGCTGCTGATGAAAAAGGAGCCAGACAGAAAATTATTGTTACTGATGGAGTTTTCTCAATGGATGGTACCATTGCTAAAATGGATGAGATTTGTGATTTAGCCGATAAGTACGGCGCCTTAGTGATGACCGATGAGTGTCATTCTACGGGGTTTATGGGGAAAACGGGTAGAGGAGTTCACGAGCATCACAACTGTATGGATCGAGTTGATATCATCACAGGTACATTAGGTAAGGCTCTTGGTGGCGCTTCTGGCGGATTTACATCAGGCAAAAAAGAAATTGTAGACTTATTAAGGCAACGATCTCGTCCTTATTTGTTCTCCAATACTTTAGCTCCTTCAATCGTTGGTGCTTCGATTGCTGTATTCGATATGCTCTCTGAAACTACTACGTTAAGAGATAGACTTGAAGAGAATACAAAATACTTCCGTGAGCAAATGACAGCTGCTGGTTTTGATATTAAGCCTGGAGAACATGCCATTGTTCCAATCATGCTATATGATGCGGTGCTTTCTCAAAAAATGGCGAGCGCTATGTTGGAGAAAGGCATTTATGTGATCGGGTTCTACTATCCGGTAGTGCCAAAAGATCAAGCTAGAATTAGGGTTCAAATATCTGCTGGTCATGAGAAGCATCATCTGGATAAAGCTATTGCGGCTTTCAAAGAAGTTGGTAAGGAATTGGGGGTTATTTAA
- a CDS encoding 6-bladed beta-propeller: protein MNTLKSRILNCAYLVPIIFCLSCGSEKSSTGDTELTKKNGYQSFKLDVKSDEILFVELIENLEIIRLEETEESLLSNVIQIEFYDDKMILPGKGGDIYIFSDDGDFIRRINRKGNGPEEYPYYMEMWLEGDRVSLYVFRKGVWQYDFKGNFITSKRFSIPADHIHPYRGGYALDMNFRLVNDSLKYAVVTLDENLQVDKLLLPYAIKPKVGYGVSTKSVFPLGDEVLVFPLFKDTVYRLTGDSIEPAFHYDFGDDWYFQPGVEIVDGMLAEARKSGTVWWLYNTIGSEYLFLRANHGIDQRAHFFINRETSQTIRFSGDIESGEQVQISGIKWEGNEFVFTLPSAQLEYLISGLERNQYQFRGQTSLEEIESSENPVLLRMKVKDYSKK, encoded by the coding sequence ATGAATACCCTTAAGTCACGAATTCTCAATTGTGCATATCTAGTTCCTATTATTTTCTGTCTTAGCTGTGGAAGTGAAAAATCATCGACTGGCGATACAGAACTTACTAAGAAGAATGGATATCAGTCCTTTAAATTAGATGTCAAAAGTGATGAAATACTATTTGTTGAATTGATTGAGAATCTTGAGATTATTCGCTTAGAAGAAACTGAGGAATCTCTTCTGAGTAATGTAATACAGATTGAGTTTTATGATGATAAGATGATCTTACCAGGCAAGGGAGGTGATATATACATATTTAGCGATGATGGAGATTTTATAAGAAGAATAAACAGAAAAGGGAATGGCCCAGAGGAATATCCTTACTACATGGAAATGTGGTTAGAGGGGGATAGAGTTTCACTTTATGTCTTTAGAAAGGGGGTTTGGCAATACGATTTCAAAGGGAATTTTATAACCTCCAAAAGATTTTCTATTCCAGCTGACCATATTCATCCATATAGAGGAGGTTACGCTTTGGACATGAATTTTAGGTTGGTCAACGATTCATTGAAATATGCTGTTGTTACGCTGGATGAAAATCTTCAGGTTGATAAACTTTTATTACCGTATGCCATCAAGCCCAAAGTTGGCTATGGTGTGTCCACTAAATCGGTGTTTCCATTGGGTGATGAAGTGCTCGTCTTTCCTCTTTTTAAAGATACAGTTTATAGGTTAACGGGAGATTCCATTGAGCCGGCATTTCACTATGATTTTGGAGATGATTGGTATTTTCAACCTGGAGTTGAGATTGTTGATGGGATGCTGGCTGAAGCGCGTAAGTCTGGCACTGTTTGGTGGCTCTACAATACTATTGGTTCAGAATATCTGTTTTTACGCGCCAATCATGGAATTGATCAAAGGGCACATTTTTTTATCAACCGAGAGACTAGTCAAACTATTAGGTTTAGTGGTGATATTGAATCTGGCGAGCAAGTTCAAATTTCAGGTATTAAATGGGAGGGCAATGAGTTCGTTTTTACACTACCATCAGCCCAGCTTGAATATTTAATAAGTGGCCTCGAAAGGAATCAATATCAATTTAGAGGACAGACCAGTTTGGAGGAAATTGAATCATCTGAAAATCCTGTTTTATTGAGGATGAAAGTCAAAGATTATTCTAAGAAGTAG